A stretch of the Medicago truncatula cultivar Jemalong A17 chromosome 5, MtrunA17r5.0-ANR, whole genome shotgun sequence genome encodes the following:
- the LOC11434885 gene encoding protein ROOT HAIR SPECIFIC 17, with amino-acid sequence MMHKPSSVKRKKTDKSRRLIGLLLSSFLRRRLIHRLLISSISVCLLFLFIMLSLFAPSPFIDNDLVKSRLDSHQQSPFHIPTSEGTYKHDLWNSRNSQLFSACSYAGVNFAKANSKTHPDRYLLIATSGGLNQQRTGIIDAVVAAYLLNATLVIPALDHTSFWKDNSNFSQLFDADWFITSLRNDIRVVKQLPNMGEKFATPYTVRVPRKCTPKCYEGRVLPVLIKKRVVRLTKFDYRLSNLLDDDLQKLRCRVNYHALKFTDSIQGMGNLLVERMRMKSKRFIALHLRFEPDMLAFSGCYYGGGEKERKELGEIRKRWKNLHASNPEKVRRHGRCPLTPEEVGLMLRALGFGIETHLYVASGEIYGGEATLAPLRALFPNFHSKETVATKKELAPFVSFSSRMAALDYIVCDDSDVFVTNNNGNMAKILAGRRRYFGHKPTIRPNGKKLNPLFMNKNNMTWQEFASRVRTFQVGFMGEPNELRSGSGEFHENPTSCICQNSGSEVKTEGFSNPQNQTHEGNKVENRTEKKPAEEEREWSELDYDLDNYRKQVQLKGTNIDSLPLLMGTDQAEVQVFFSD; translated from the exons atgatgcaTAAACCATCATcagtgaagagaaagaagacaGACAAGTCCAGAAGACTCATCGGACTCCTTCTTTCCAGTTTCCTCCGCCGTCGTCTCATTCATCGCCTCCTCATTTCCTCCATCTCCGTCTGccttctctttcttttcatcATGCTCTCTCTCTTCGCTCCTTCCCCTTTTATT GATAATGATTTGGTTAAATCTCGTTTAGATTCTCATCAGCAATCCCCATTTCACATTCCG ACAAGTGAAGGTACTTACAAGCATGATCTATGGAATTCGAGGAACTCGCAGCTTTTCTCTGCCTGCAGTTATGCCGGTGTCAACTTTGCAA AGGCTAATAGCAAAACTCATCCGGACCGATACTTGTTAATCGCAACCAGTGGAGGCTTAAATCAACAGAGAACAGGG ATAATTGATGCTGTTGTGGCTGCCTATCTTTTGAATGCTACTCTTGTTATTCCAGCATTGGATCATACATCTTTCTGGAAAGACAACAG CAATTTTTCTCAATTATTTGATGCCGATTGGTTTATAACATCCCTCCGGAATGACATAAGAGTTGTAAAGCAACTACCAAATATGGGAGAGAAATTTGCGACTCCATATACAGTGCGTGTTCCAAGGAAATGCACCCCCAAATGCTACGAGGGTCGTGTTTTACCAGTGCTGATCAAGAAACGT GTTGTTCGGCTCACGAAGTTTGACTACAGACTTTCTAATCTGCTGGATGATGATCTACAAAAGCTGAGGTGCAGGGTAAACTACCATGCTCTCAAATTTACGGATTCGATTCAGGGAATGGGAAATTTGTTGGTTGAGCGGATGAGAATGAAAAGCAAGCGTTTCATCGCGCTACATTTAAG GTTTGAACCGGATATGCTTGCATTCTCTGGTTGCTATTATGGTGGgggagaaaaggaaagaaaagaacttGGTGAAATTAGGAAGCGGTGGAAAAATTTACAT GCAAGCAATCCTGAGAAAGTAAGAAGACATGGAAGGTGTCCACTTACCCCAGAGGAAGTTGGTCTTATGCTTAGAGCACTAGGTTTTGGAATTGAAACGCATTTGTATGTGGCTTCTGGAGAAATATATGGAGGTGAGGCAACCCTAGCACCCCTCAGAGCTCTCTTCCCCAACTTCCATTCAAAGGAGACCGTAGCTACCAAGAAGGAGTTGGCCCCATTTGTGTCTTTCTCTTCGCGCATGGCTGCGCTTGATTACATAGTTTGTGATGACAGCGATGTTTTCGTAACAAACAACAATGGGAACATGGCTAAGATTCTAGCTGGAAGAAG GAGGTACTTTGGTCATAAACCTACTATCCGCCCTAACGGGAAAAAGTTGAACCCCTTATTCATGAACAAGAATAACATGACATGGCAAGAATTTGCATCTCGAGTTCGAACTTTCCAGGTAGGCTTCATGGGAGAGCCTAATGAGTTGAGGTCAGGCAGTGGTGAGTTTCACGAGAATCCAACGTCTTGCATATGTCAAAACTCAGGGTCGGAGGTAAAAACCGAGGGATTTTCCAATCCTCAAAATCAAACGCATGAAGGCAATAAGGTAGAGAACAGGACAGAAAAGAAGCCTGCTGAGGAAGAACGGGAGTGGTCTGAATTAGATTATGATTTGGACAATTATAGAAAGCAGGTTCAGCTCAAAGGAACTAATATTGATTCGCTCCCCCTTCTAATGGGTACTGACCAAGCTGAAGTACAAGTATTCTTCTCAGATTAG